The Desulfosporosinus acidiphilus SJ4 genome has a window encoding:
- the ftcD gene encoding glutamate formimidoyltransferase, protein MVKIVECIPNISEGRRLEVVEEILDEVRQVAGVTLLDYSSNADHNRTVISMIGEPEKVLEAAWRLIVKAAEKIDLDQHQGEHPRMGATDVVPFVPVRGMTMDECVELAKRLGERVGRELSIPVYLYEKAATRPERRNLADVRRGQYEGLKESVKTPERTPDFGPSVLGKAGAIAVGARPPLVAFNVNLGTTNLEIGKAIAKGIRGSSGGFVNVKALGIDLSEQGMIQISMNMVDTQGTPLYRAMEFIKTEAAHFGVPVIGSEIVGLVPLDAMLDAATYYLKLHDFSSEQILEKRVFGF, encoded by the coding sequence GTGGTTAAAATCGTAGAATGTATTCCAAATATCAGTGAAGGACGTCGGTTGGAAGTTGTTGAGGAGATTCTTGATGAGGTGAGACAGGTTGCGGGTGTGACCTTGTTGGATTATTCAAGCAATGCAGATCATAATCGAACTGTCATTAGTATGATCGGTGAACCGGAAAAGGTTCTGGAGGCTGCTTGGAGGCTGATTGTTAAAGCGGCGGAAAAGATTGATCTGGATCAGCATCAAGGTGAACATCCAAGGATGGGAGCAACGGATGTTGTGCCCTTTGTTCCTGTCCGGGGAATGACGATGGATGAATGTGTGGAGTTGGCGAAGCGATTGGGAGAACGCGTTGGGCGGGAGTTGTCGATTCCGGTTTATCTCTATGAGAAAGCGGCGACCCGGCCGGAACGGCGCAATTTAGCTGATGTGCGCAGAGGGCAGTATGAAGGTCTGAAGGAAAGTGTTAAAACACCGGAGCGTACTCCGGACTTTGGACCGAGTGTGTTAGGCAAGGCCGGCGCCATTGCTGTCGGTGCACGACCTCCGTTAGTTGCTTTTAACGTCAATTTAGGGACAACAAATCTGGAAATCGGCAAAGCGATTGCGAAGGGGATTCGGGGCAGTTCAGGGGGGTTTGTCAACGTTAAGGCATTAGGGATAGATCTTTCTGAGCAAGGAATGATCCAAATCTCGATGAATATGGTCGATACCCAAGGAACTCCGTTGTATCGAGCCATGGAATTTATTAAAACGGAAGCAGCTCATTTCGGGGTTCCGGTGATCGGAAGCGAAATCGTCGGGCTTGTTCCGTTAGATGCTATGCTCGATGCGGCTACTTATTACTTGAAACTGCACGACTTTTCAAGCGAGCAGATTTTAGAGAAGCGGGTATTTGGGTTTTAG